A stretch of DNA from Pseudomonas sp. HN11:
TCAATGCCGGTCTGTTGTTTTACCAACTGCGCAAACAGCAGATGTTCCAGCCGCAGCCAGGTTGGGGCCTGTTTGCCCTCAAGCTGCTGGTGGCGGTGGCCATGATGTCTGCCGTATTGCTCGGCCTGATGCACTTTATGCCCGCCTGGGACGAAGGCCATATGCTGGAGCGCTTCATGCGTCTTGGTGTACTGGTCGCCGCCGGTGTGGTGGTGTACTTCGGGATGTTGCTGCTGCAGGGCTTCCGCCTGCGGGATTTCAATCGCAAGTCGCTGGGTTAGAGAGTTTGCCGCGATAAATCGGTTGTTTTATCGATTCGATCCATTTGGCCTGTGCTGTTGCCTGTCGTCCGGGGCCGGGTGTGGTTATAATCGACCACTTTATGAGCAAGAAGCGCGTTATGCAGCTGGTTCGAGGTCTCCACAACCTGCGCCCCGAGCATCGGGGTTGCGTCGCCACCATTGGCAACTTTGACGGTGTTCACCGTGGCCACCAGGCTATCCTGGGCCGGCTGCGCGAACGCGCGGTCGAGTTGGGCGTGCCCAGCTGCGTGGTGATTTTCGAGCCACAGCCGCGGGAATATTTTACTCCCGAGACCGCGCCGGCTCGCTTGGCCCGCCTGCGTGACAAGTTGCAATTGCTGGCTGAGGAGGGTGTGGATCGTGTTCTCTGCCTGGCCTTCAACCAGCGTTTGCAAAGCCTGAGCGCCGCCGAATTCGTCGACCGTATCTTGGTCGATGGCCTGGGCGTGCAGCATTTGGAGGTCGGTGACGACTTCCGCTTTGGTTGCGACCGCGTCGGGGATTTCGATTTCCTGCAGCACGCGGGCGTCAACCAGGGTTTTACCGTCGAAGCCGCGCAAACCGTCGAACTGGACGGCCTGCGCGTGAGCAGTACCCAGGTACGTAACGCCCTGGCTGCTGCCGACTTCGCCTTGGCCGAGCGTTTGCTCGGTCGCCCGTTCCGCATTGCCGGGCGGGTCCTGCACGGCCAGAAGCTGGCGCGCCAATTGGGCACGCCAACCGCCAACGTGCAACTCAAGCGCCGTCGTGTGCCGCTGACCGGGGTTTACCTGGTGAGCGTCGACGTTGATGGCCAATCGTGGCCGGGAGTCGCCAACATAGGCGTCAGGCCTACGGTTGCAGGTGATGGCAAGGCCCACCTGGAAGTTCACCTTTTGGATTTTGCCGGTGATTTGTATGACCGGCGTTTGACGGTGGTTTTCCACCAGAAGCTGCGTGAAGAGCAGCGTTTCGCCTCCCTTGAGGCGTTGAAAACGGCGATCAATGCGGATGTCGCCGCCGCCCGTGCACTAGCCGCACCTAGCGCCCATCGCTAACCGAAGAGCCTTAAATGACCGACTATAAAGCCACGCTAAACCTTCCGGACACCGCCTTCCCAATGAAGGCCGGCCTGCCACAGCGCGAACCGCAGATCCTGCAGCGCTGGGACAGTATTGGCCTGTACGGAAAGTTGCGCGAGATTGGCAAGGATCGTCCGAAATTCGTCCTGCACGACGGCCCTCCTTATGCCAACGGCACGATTCACATCGGTCATGCGCTGAACAAGATTCTCAAGGACATGATCCTGCGCTCGAAAACCCTGTCGGGCTTCGACGCGCCGTACGTGCCGGGTTGGGACTGCCACGGCCTGCCGATCGAACACAAAGTCGAAGTGACCTACGGCAAGAACCTGGGCGCGGATAAAACCCGCGAATTGTGCCGTGCCTACGCCACCGAGCAGATCGAAGGGCAGAAGTCCGAATTCATCCGCCTGGGCGTGCTCGGCGAGTGGGACAACCCGTACAAGACCATGAGCTTCAAGAACGAGGCCGGGGAAATCCGCGCCTTGGCCGAGATCGTCAAGGGCGGTTTCGTGTTCAAGGGCCTCAAGCCCGTGAACTGGTGCTTCGACTGCGGTTCGGCCCTGGCTGAAGCGGAAGTCGAGTACGAAGACAAGAAGTCCTCGACCATCGACGTGGCCTTCCCGATCGCCGACGAGGCCAAGCTGGCCGAGGCCTTTGGCCTGTCTTCGCTGACCAAGCCGGCCGCCATCGTGATCTGGACCACCACCCCATGGACCATCCCGGCCAACCAGGCGCTGAACGTGCACCCGGAATTCACCTATGCCCTGGTGGATGTCGGTGATCGCCTGCTGGTGCTTGCTGAAGAAATGGTCGAGGCCTGCCTGGCCCGTTACGAACTGCAAGGTTCGGTCATCGCGACCACCACCGGCGCCGCATTGGAGCTGATCAATTTCCGCCACCCGTTCTATGACCGTCTGTCGCCGGTGTACCTGGCTGACTACGTCGAACTGGGTTCGGGCACGGGCATTGTTCACTGTTCGCCGGCCTATGGCGTGGACGACTTTGTCATCTGCAAAAAATATGGCTTGGTCAACGACGACATCATCAACCCAGTGCAAAGCAACGGCGTTTACGTGCCTTCGCTGGAGTTCTTCGGCGGCCAATTCATCTTCAAGGCCGACCCTGCGATCATCGAAAAGCTGCGTGAAGTCGGTGCGCTGATGCAAACCGCCACCATCCAGCACAGCTACATGCACTGCTGGCGCCACAAGACCCCGCTGATCTACCGCGCCACCGCGCAGTGGTTCATCGGCATGGACAAAGAACCGGTCAGTGGCGACACCCTGCGTGTCCGTTCGCTCAAGGCCATCGAAGATACTAAGTTCGTCCCGGCCTGGGGCCAGGCGCGCCTGCACTCGATGATCGCCAACCGTCCGGACTGGTGCATCTCCCGCCAGCGTAACTGGGGCGTTCCGATTCCGTTCTTCCTGAACAAGGAAAGCGGCGAGCTGCACCCACGTACCGTCGAACTGATGGAGCAAGTGGCCCAACGCGTTGAACAGGAAGGCATCGAAGCCTGGTTCAAGCTGGACGCCGCCGAACTGCTGGGCGATGAAGCGTCTC
This window harbors:
- the ribF gene encoding bifunctional riboflavin kinase/FAD synthetase, with product MQLVRGLHNLRPEHRGCVATIGNFDGVHRGHQAILGRLRERAVELGVPSCVVIFEPQPREYFTPETAPARLARLRDKLQLLAEEGVDRVLCLAFNQRLQSLSAAEFVDRILVDGLGVQHLEVGDDFRFGCDRVGDFDFLQHAGVNQGFTVEAAQTVELDGLRVSSTQVRNALAAADFALAERLLGRPFRIAGRVLHGQKLARQLGTPTANVQLKRRRVPLTGVYLVSVDVDGQSWPGVANIGVRPTVAGDGKAHLEVHLLDFAGDLYDRRLTVVFHQKLREEQRFASLEALKTAINADVAAARALAAPSAHR
- the ileS gene encoding isoleucine--tRNA ligase, with the protein product MTDYKATLNLPDTAFPMKAGLPQREPQILQRWDSIGLYGKLREIGKDRPKFVLHDGPPYANGTIHIGHALNKILKDMILRSKTLSGFDAPYVPGWDCHGLPIEHKVEVTYGKNLGADKTRELCRAYATEQIEGQKSEFIRLGVLGEWDNPYKTMSFKNEAGEIRALAEIVKGGFVFKGLKPVNWCFDCGSALAEAEVEYEDKKSSTIDVAFPIADEAKLAEAFGLSSLTKPAAIVIWTTTPWTIPANQALNVHPEFTYALVDVGDRLLVLAEEMVEACLARYELQGSVIATTTGAALELINFRHPFYDRLSPVYLADYVELGSGTGIVHCSPAYGVDDFVICKKYGLVNDDIINPVQSNGVYVPSLEFFGGQFIFKADPAIIEKLREVGALMQTATIQHSYMHCWRHKTPLIYRATAQWFIGMDKEPVSGDTLRVRSLKAIEDTKFVPAWGQARLHSMIANRPDWCISRQRNWGVPIPFFLNKESGELHPRTVELMEQVAQRVEQEGIEAWFKLDAAELLGDEASQYDKISDTLDVWFDSGTTHWHVLRGSHPMGHETGPRADLYLEGSDQHRGWFHSSLLTGCAIDNHAPYRELLTHGFTVDETGRKMSKSLKNVIEPKKINDTLGADIMRLWVASTDYSGEIAVSDQILARSADAYRRIRNTARFLLSNLTGFNPATDILAAEDMLALDRWAVDRTLLLQRELQENYGEYRFWNVYSKIHNFCVQELGGFYLDIIKDRQYTTGANSKARRSAQTALFHISEALVRWIAPILAFTADELWEYLPGERNESVMLNTWYEGLTELPADFELGREYWEGVMAVKVAVNKELEVQRAAKAVGGNLQAEVTLFAEEGLTADLAKLSNELRFVLITSTASLAPFAQAPADAVATEVPGLKLKVVKSAFSKCARCWHCREDVGVNPEHPEICGRCVDNISGAGEVRHYA